TGGGCGAGGGCGAGAACACATACGAGGAGTCGCTTGAATACAAGGATAAAATAAAGAAGCTGAAGCTTAAAAAGGAATCTGAAGAGCATCTTTTAAAAGAGGCGGCACGCCTTATGAAAATGCCCTACGGTTCCTCGGAAAGCGCTGTGATACGTACATATCTCGACACTTGTCTTGAGCTGCCGTGGAACAAAACGACGCGCGAGCGCATAGACATAAAGCGCGCGCGAAAGATCCTGGACGCCGATCATTATGGCCTTACAAAGGTAAAGGACAGGATAATAGAATTTATGGCCGTGCGCGCGCTGACACAGGATCAAAGCCCGCAGATACTCTGCCTTGTAGGCCCTCCCGGCGTAGGCAAGACGTCTGTGGGGCGCTCCGTCGCTTCCGCCATGGGCAGAAAATATGCCCGCGTTTCCTTGGGAGGAGTGCGTGATGAGGCCGACATAAGGGGACACAGAAAGACTTATATAGGCGCGATGCCCGGCCGCATTATAAATGCGCTCAGGCAGGCCGGCAGCAAAAATCCCGTTGTCATACTTGATGAGATAGACAAAATGTCGAGCGATTTCAGAGGAGATCCCGCGTCCGCAATGCTCGAGGTCCTCGACGGGGAGCAGAACGTGGAGTTTCGCGACCATTATATCGAGCTTCCGTTCGACCTCTCGAAGGTCATGTTCATAACGACGGCAAATACGCTCGATACGATACCGCGCCCGCTTTTGGACCGTATGGAGGTAATAGAGATAACGAGCTACACCGCCGTGGAAAAACAGAACATCGCAAAGCTCCACCTTATACCGAAGCAGCTTAAAAAGCACGGGCTTTCGGCGAAACGGCTTAAATTTGACCAGACGGCCGTTTCGCAGATAATAGAGAGCTATACGATGGAGGCCGGAGTGAGAAACCTGGAGCGCGAGATAGCCAAGGTATGCCGAAAGGCCGCGGCGCTTATAGTTTCGGGGGAAAAAGAAAGCGTTCGCGTGACAGAGGCAAATCTCGCAGAGTTTTTGGGCCCGGTAAAGGTAATAAAAGAAAAGATCCCTAAAGAAGACCAGGTAGGCGTTGTGAACGGACTTGCATGGACACAGACGGGAGGCGACCTTCTTTCCGTAGAGGTGAACGTTATGGACGGCTCCGGTAAGGTGGAACTTACGGGACTGTTGGGAGACGTTATGAAGGAGTCGGCTCATGCGGCGATAAGCTGCATAAGAAGCCGCATCGCTCTTTTTGGTTCGATACCGCGCGACTTTTATAAAACGAAGGATATACATATACATTTTCCCGAAGGAGCGATACCGAAGGACGGTCCGTCGGCCGGTATAACTATAGCATGCGCGCTTATTTCCGCGCTGTCGGGATGCCCTGTGCGCCGCGATGTTGCGATGACGGGCGAGATAACGCTTCGCGGCCGCGTGCTTGCGATAGGCGGTCTTAAGGAAAAGAGCATGGCGGCCTATAAGGCGGGCGTAAAGACGGTGATAATACCGAAAGAGTGCGAAAAGGATATAGCGGAGCTTGACGATGAGGTAAAACAAAACATAGAATTTGTGACCGCATCTTATATTGATGAAGTCATAAATACGGCGTTTGCAGTATCGCCCTTTGCGTCTGCAGAAAATAATGATATAGACCTGACCGTGGCGCATAACGAGCCGCGCATGAACATGGCTGAGATAAGCCAGTAAAAAGAGGTGCATATGAATTTTCACAAGGTAGAGCTTGCCATATCGGCGGCTCACAAGTCGCAGTTCATAAAAAGCGGGCTGCCCGAGATCGTATTTGCGGGACGCAGCAACGTGGGAAAATCCTCGCTTATAAATAAAGTGTTAAACAGAAAGAACTTTGCGCGCACGTCGTCAACGCCTGGAAAGACGGCTACTATAAATTATTATCTGCTCGACGGGAAGGTCTATCTCGTCGATCTGCCGGGATACGGCTTTGCAAAGGTATCTAAGGAAAAGAAACGGACCTGGGGAGTCTTTATAGAGGATTATTTCAGGCTTTCAAAAAACATAGAGCTTGTTTTTTCGCTTGTGGACATACGCCATGATCCGACGAACGACGACATAGCCATGGCCGAATTTTTAAAGGCCGCAGAGATCCCCTTTATGGTAGTTGCGACAAAAGCGGACAAGCTTTCCAAAACTGCCGCTTCGGAGTCGGTTGCCAATATAAGAGAAAAGCTTGCGCTGAGTGAGGATACCGAGGTCATATCGTTTTCTGCGAAAACGGGGCAGGGATGCAAAGAAATAGTTGACATAATAAATGAATTTGACAATATAACGGAGGTTAAAGATGCTTTACCCAAATCAAACGATCAAGGATAACTGCCTCCATATAGGCGGCGTGAACACTGTGGATCTTGCAAAGAAGTACGGTACGCCTCTTTATGTGATGGACGAAGATATGATAAGAGATACATGCCGCGAATTTAAGCGCGCAATATATGACGGCGTCGGAGAAAACGGGCTTGTGCTTTATGCAAGCAAGGCGTTTTCGTGCCGTGCTATGTATCGCCTTGTAAACGAGGAAGGGCTCGGCGTCGACGTTGTGTCGGGAGGCGAGCTTTACACGGCGATGAAGGAGAACTTTCCGCCTGAAAAGATATACTTTCACGGCAACAACAAAACAGCCGACGAGATAGAGCTTGCGCTCTCCTATGGGGTAGGACGCTTTGCGGTCGACAATAAAGAAGAGCTCTTCCTTTTAAATGAGCTTGCAAAAAAGCGCGGCGTCAGGGCTAAGATATCCTTCCGCATAAAACCCGGCATCGACGCTCATACGTTCGACGCCGTCATGACCGGACAGATAGATTCGAAATTCGGCGTTGCGCTTGAAAACGGCGAGGCGTTTGAAATAATGAAAACGGCGTCCGGACTGTCGGGCATAGAAGTAGTTGGGGTACATTGCCATATCGGTTCGCAGATATTCATGACGGAGCCGTTCTTCGGCGCTGCCGACGTTATGATAGACTTTATAGCGCGCTTGAGACGCGAGCTTTCGATAGATATACGCGAGCTTAACTTAGGCGGAGGCTACGGCATAAAATATACTGAGGAGGACAAGCCGATCTCGCCTTCGGAAATGTTCTCAAAGGTGCTTTCTCATATTAAAAAGAAGTGTGAAAGTATGGGAGAGCCCGTGCCGCGAATACTTATAGAGCCGGGACGCTCCATAGTTGCGGCGGCGGGAGTGACTCTTTATACCGTGGGTTCTGTAAAGACCATAAAGGACGTTCGCACTTACGTTGCCGTTGACGGCGGCATGACGGACAACCCTCGCTATGCGCTTTATGAGTCGCGTTACTCGGCGACGGTCGCGAACCGTGCGGGAGAGGAGCCAAGCGAAATCATAACGCTTGCGGGACGCTGCTGTGAAAGCGGGGACCTTATAGGAAAAGATATGCCGCTTCAAAAGACGCAGGCCGGCGATATAATCGCTGTATTCTCGACGGGCGCATACAATTATTCCATGGCGTCGAATTATAACCGCGTGCCGCGCGCCGCGACGGTGTTCGTAAGCGGCGGACAAAGCCGCGAGGTCATACGCCGCGAAAGCTATGAAGATCTTATAAGAAACGACTTGTAATAAAACATGGGCTGGAGGGAATCAAAATGAGTGCAAGACGCAAACGGATCTTTTCTTTGATAACTGCAATTCTGCTTGTGCTTTTATGCGTCGCTTCTGCATCGGCAAGCGACGGCGAGCCCGATTTTCAGAAGATAGGCGGCGCTGTCAATGCAAGCGAGCTTGAGTCGGATAAAATAATACAGCTTGACGAAGACGCAATACTTACGATAGACACAGATAAAACAGTATCGGTAATATATGGAAACGAACATGCCTTGACCATACAAGGAAACGGCGAGCTTACGTTCAACCAAATAAGCACAAAGCAGCTTGTTGTAAACGGAGGAAAGCTTTATTCGCGCTATCCGCAGGAGGGCGACGGTGTAGTTATAGGCATGAAGGCGGAAAGCATTGAGATAAACGACGGCGAGATAACTGCTTCTCTGCCGATAGTTACAGAGGATCTTACGGTAAACGGCGGCGTTATCCGAGCAAGCGGATACCTTCCCATTTGCGCGGATCGTATGACGGTTACAGGAGGGTGCATTTATGCAGCCAATTTTGCGGGAATAGGCGGTCAATGGTCGTGGATAGGCTCGATATATGGCTGTGATTTCAATATGAGCGGCGGATACGTTGAATCAAAGGGCGTTGTATCGTCCGATGACGACTGGAGCGTGGGCGCAGCCTTTGCCGGAGCTAATATAACGGGCGGCATATTTGTGGCGGAGGGTTCCGTTACTGCCGTGAACAGTTGGGATAAGCCGATCGTGACAGGTGAAAATATGGAGCTTATTTATCCGTCGGACGGATATGTTTCGACAGAGCAGACCGACAGTGAAAAGGCGGAATACGGCTGGTCGGGATATTCGATACTCAACGCTGACAAAACAAGGGCGACAAAAGTAATTATAGCGCCAAAAGACGCGCCCGGGGGCACGGTCGAGGACGATGATACGGGCGAGACTCTGTCATACGTATGCGCCGACGGGTGCATTGTTGTGACCGGAGATATATCTGAGGAAAGCCTTGTATTTGCAGCTTTGTATGATGAAAGCGGGCAGATGATCTCCTGCACTCGGCTTTCGTCTTCCGCCGTCGTAGACGCCAAAAGCGCAGCTTATGCTAAACTTGTTTGGCTGTGTTCTGACGGATTTACGTCAAAGTCGCAATGCATAAGTATAGATATTTCGTAACAAAAACTTGAGAGATGTAAATTAAATGCGGCTTCGGCCGCATTTTATTTGCAAAAAATTGTGCAAAAAGCCAAATGCGGTGTTTACAATCGGAAAGATTTAGGATATAATGTTACACAGATATGTGCTTTATACACATTTTTTACATAGCACCGTAAAAATTCTGAATATAGGAGGTAAAAAATTATGGGAAAGATTAACGGCGGCTATCTCGCTGCCAAGGCTCTGAAGCAGGAAGGCGTTGAGGTAGTGTTCACGCTTGTAGGCGGACACATCACCCAGCTCTTATACGGATGCCGCGACGAAGGCATAAAGGTAGTTGACTGCCGCCATGAGTGCGCAGCAGCATATGCGGCAGACGCATATGCGAGAGCTACCGGCAAGCCGGGCGTAGTTATCACAACGGCAGGCCCCGGTATCACCGATACCGTTACGGCTATGATCGAGGCTAAGATGTTAGGTTCGCCCGTTATCCACATCGGCGGCGCAGGCATGCAGCCGTTCGTAGATACCGGCGCTCTGCAGTGCATAAACTCTCTCGAAGTTATGTCTACCTGCACGAAGTGGTCAAGAAGAGTAGGCGCAGGCAACCGCACCGCCGAGTATATCTCGATGGCGTTCAGATATGCGCTTGCAGACACTCCCGGACCCGTTTACTTAGAGATGCCCGCAGACGTTCTCGCAGTTCCCTTTGACGACGACGTTGAGACGCTTCCGAGAAAGAAGAAGCCGCTCGACCTGCCCGCAAAATACCGCACCGATGCCGTTCCGTTCGGCGATCCCGTTCTTATCGACGCAGTTGCGGACGCTCTGGCAAAGGCTAAGAAGCCCGCTTTCTTCATCGGCGACCACGCGCGCTGGAACGCACAGTACGGCGAATGCTTCACTAAGCTTGCAGAACATCTTCAGGCCCCCGTTATGGTCTGCAACCTTGCGCGCGGCGTATTTATAGACGACCATCATCCGCTGGCTTCGATAGGCGGCAGATGCCTGTGCGAAGCTGACGTTATAGTTGAAATAGGCATGAACAACAACTATCTCGTTCGCCGCGGCTGGGCTCCGTTCTTCAATGCAGACGCTACTTTGGTTCAGATAGACACCGACAAGAACTTCATCGGCTTCAACACCCGCGCCGACATCGGTATCGTAGCGGGCGCAGGCGCAGCTATGAAGCAGATCTACGAGGCTCTCTTAAAGAAGATGCCCGAGCCCGTTAAGGACGGCGGTTGGACTGCAAGAGCAAAGGAACTCAACAAAGAGTACGACGATAAGGTAAACGCTGCGGCTAACTCCGACGCTATACCGATTAACCCCGGACGCTGCGCTATGGAAGTAGTTAAGTTCTTAGAGTCCGACAAGGGCAAGGACTTCTCGATAATCTGCGACGGCGGCGAGGCTTCGCTGTGGTCGGGCCTCTTCGCAAAGGCAAGCCGTCCGAGCCAGGTAGTTACGTTCGGTCCTCTCGGTACGATAGGCACCGGCGCAGGCTTCTCGCTCGGTACTTACTACGGCACCGGCAAGCCGATAATCTACTACAGCGGCGACGGCAGCTTCGGCTTCTATCCCATGGAATTCGATACTTTCGCAAAGAACAACGTTCCGCTCGTAGCAGTTATCTCGAACGACTCCGCATGGGGCGTTATCAAGCTGTCTGAGGAATACGGCAATAAAGACTACGTTGCAAAGAACGGTACCGTTGCGTGCGAGCTCGAAATGAACCGCCGTTACGATATGCTTCCCGCTATGTGGGGCGGCGTAGGCGTTCTCGTTGAAAAGCCCGAGGATATAATCCCCGCGATCGAGAAGGTAATTGCATCCGGCAAGCCCGGCATCGTAAACGTAGTAGTTGACAGAGTTACCTTAAGCCCGATGACGGCAGGCGGCTCTCTCTCGACTCTTATGTAATATACCGGCGTAACCGGGTGAATATAAGACACTCTAAGCGGCGCGAACGCGCCGCTTACTCTTTTTTATGCATATTTTAAAAATGAATTTACAAATTTGTAATGCGTTTGACGCCGTATTGTTATATAATGAAAAACAGTAAAACGTGTGCGACCGGAGGGCTGTATTTGGATAAGGCGGTTTTCAAAAAATATATACTGCTTGCAACTTATATCGTGATTCTTTATCTCGTGCTGTCGCATATAGATGTTGTCGTAACGTCTTTGGGCTTCGTATTCGGCGTGATAAAGCCCATCGTGATAGGCGCGTGCATTATGTTCGTAATGAATGTGCTCTTAAAGATCTACGAGAAGCATCTTTTTAAAAAGAGCTTTCCCTCGCTTAAAAACGGCGCAGAATTAAAGCGAGTTGTCTGCATACTGCTCACTTACGCCACGTTTGCGCTCTTTATCACGGTACTTTCGTTAGTCGTTGTGCCTCAGGTGGCAAAAAGTGTGCGGCTGCTTGCGGAGAGCCTTCCGGATTATCTTGCCGGCGCGAACGCAGGCTTTTCTCAGTTCGCCGAAAGGCTCAGCCTTTCCGATAATCTTTGGGACACGGTACAAAGCTTTTGGGAGCAGTTCGAGCTGACCTTGAGCGACCTTATAAAGAACGCGGCAAGCATGGCGCTGGATGCTACGGTAAGCGCTACAAAAGCGGTGATGAATTTCATTATAGGTCTGATATTCGCCGCCTATATGCTCTACGCGAAGGAAAAGCTCGTAAGAATATCGAAAAAACTCTGCTATGCCGTATTTAAGCAAAAAGCGGCAGATAAAATAATAGAGATAGCCCAAGAGGCGAACGTGACGTTCTCGCGCTTTATCGGCGGTCAGCTTTTGGAAGCCGTAATACTCGGCTGCCTTTGCTTTATAGGAATGCTGATAATCGGCATACCTTATGCGCCGCTCATTGCGTGCCTCGTCGGCGCGACGAGTCTGATCCCCGTGCTCGGCGCCTATCTCGGAACTATACCGTCGGCGTTCATCATACTTATGGTCGACCCGATAAAGGCGCTCGTATTTATTATTTTCATAATAATACTCCAGCAGATAGAGGGCAATCTCATATATCCCAAGGTCGTGGGTAACGTAATAGGGCTCGAGGGACTTTGGGTATTTGCAGCTATAATCATAGGCGGAGGACTAGGCGGCGTTACGGGTATGCTTATTGGCGTGCCGCTTATGGCGGTTATATATTCGCTTATCAGAAAATACGCAGAGAAAGCCGTGACGAAGCGCGGCATTGACAGAAGCAAATACGATGCGGCGGCCGCAGTGCAAAGCGAAAGCGGTGCGGAGAGTGACGACCGGCCGCCGAAAGAATAATTACGGGAGATACGGATGCTTTTTAATATATCAAGCTTTTCAGAGCTTATTTTCAGAGTGATCGCAGTAATACTTGCGCTTACGGTGCATGAGTTTTCGCACGGTCTCGCGGCCTATCTCATGGGCGACGATACGGCCAGAATACAGGGCAGGCTTACGCTTAACCCTTTGAAGCATATCGACATATTCGGCGGAATAATGCTTCTTTTAGTGGGTTTCGGCTGGGCAAAGCCCGTGGGCGTAAATCCCATGCGGTTTAAAAACCCCAAAGGAGGAATGGCGATAACGGCGCTTGCGGGACCTGTGTCGAATTTTATACTCGCCTTTTTATTCTATGTGATCGCGCTTATAGTGCAGATAAACGCAGCGCAGCCGGACGGCAGCCTGGGAGCAACCGCCATAGCAATAATAACCTTCTTTTCCGTATGTATAAGTATAAATATTGGCCTCGGCGTATTCAATCTCATACCCGTGCCGCCGCTCGACGGTTCGCGTGTTGTGACTGCATTTTTGCCGGAGCGCACGTATTTCGGCATTATGAGATACGAAAGATATATCATGCTGGGACTAATGGCGCTTTTGTTTTTAAACGTGCTTGATGTTCCGCTGTCGTTTCTTTTTTCCAAGGTGTGGTCGGGAATAGAATTTTTGGCCGTTTCGCTCGTTTCGCTTTTTTCGTAAGGAGGGAGCATGGACAAACCGCTTTTTAAGCTTAGGGTATATGAGGGACCTCTTGACCTTTTGCTCGATATGATAAAAACAAGCAAGCTTGATATCTTCGATATAGATATTTTCGAGATATCAGAACAGTTCTTCTTATATATCAAAACGATGGATGAGATGAACATGGAGCTTACGGCAGACTTTCTTGTCATGGCGTCGCAGCTGCTTCTTATAAAGTCGCGCATGCTTCTGCCGAGGGCAGAAGCCGACGAAGACGACGATCCGCGGCGCGACCTTACATGGGCGCTTATAGAATACGAAAAATGCAAGCAGAACGCGGCGTGTCTTGCAAAGCTTAGGGATGAAGCCGGCGAAACGTATGCGCATATGCCAATGCCTTTGTCTTTTCCGAAAAAATATCGCGAAACGATGCCTCAAAGCTCGCTTAGAAATGCGTATATCCGCGTACTGCAAAGGAGTGAGCGCTTAAAGCCGACAAATCCCGATACGCTTGCCGATTTTTTGAAGCGTGAAATATATTCCGTATCGGATAAGATAAGCGAGATAAAAAGCAGACTTAAAAGAGCCCTGAAGCTTGATTTCATAACGCTTTTTTCGGGGGCGCGCTCACGCTCCGAAATAGTTGCCACGTTCCTTGCGGTGCTTGAGCTTGTCAGCGACAAAAAAATATCCGTAAGAGACGTCGGTGATATGAATTACGAGATAGAAGCGGCTGACACGCATATTTAGACGAACGGCGGTGTTTTTTTGGAGAGAGACAATATAAAAGCGGCAATAGAGGCGGTGCTTTTCGCATCCGGAGAAGAGCTTTCCTTAGAGCGGATAGCCTCGGCAACAGGACTTGACGCATCGGCCGTAAACGAGTGTATAGACGAGATGATGAACGATTACGATGCGCCCGCAAGAGGGATAAAGCTTATACGCATGGAAGACTGCGTGCGCCTTGTGACAAAGCCCAAATATGCGCCAGAAATAAAAAACGCACTCGATACGGGGCGTGTGTACTCGCTGTCACAGCAGGCGCTCGAGGTGCTTGCCGCGACGGCGTATAATCAGCCTGTAACGCGTGCGTATATAGATCAGATAAGGGGAGTGGACTCCTCGTATTCGCTGCAGAATCTTATTGAGCGAGGCCTTGTAGAAGAGGCGGGAACGCTCGACGCGCCCGGAAGGCCCAAGCTTTACGTGACTACGCATGAGTTTCTTAAAATGTTCGGTCTTTCGTCAATAGACGAGCTTCCGAAGCCGGAAGAAAACAAAAGCGGCGGGGATAAAAATCCCTCCGACGCACAATAATAACCGTAATAAATAAAAGGGGGGAGAGAAATGATAAAGACGCTTGTATTTATTATTATTGCGGCGCTTGTGCTTGGCTTTCTTTTCTCCTTTTTAAAGGTGCGTATAACGTACGACGGGGAGCTTTCCGTTTTCGTGTCGCTTTTATTCATAAAGCTCGATGTTTTAAAGCTCGTGAAGAAGTTTCAGAAGAAGGCGAAGAAAAAGCCCAAAAAGAAGAAAAAAAGCGAGGACGAGGCTCTCGGATTTCTTGACAAGCTTTCCGTAGGATTTGCCGTCGCAAAAGAAGCGGTCAGCGGAATAACGAAGACCATAATTCTCGAGGACGTATCGGTCGATATAGACTTCGGCTCAGCCGACGCGAAAAGCACGGCCATGACGACGGGATATATTTATTCGGCTGTATATGTGATAGAGCCGTTCATTTGGTCAAACTTTAAAACGGAGAATATGCGTATAGACGTTCGTCCCGAATTTGACACACAGACGTTCGATGTGAGGGCGCGCGTATGCATAAAGGCAAGGCTTATAAGCCTTATTATCTTCGGAATAAATCTGTTTATGTCGTATAACAGGATCAAAAATCAAAAAAAGGGCGCAAAGCCAAAAAGCAGGCTTGACCCCGTGACATAAATTTAATATAAAAGGTTAGAATAAAAACGAATTTTTAAACAGTAAGGCGGTGTAATTATGAACGAACATCCTATTCATGATTTTATGAAAACGGCGATGAGCAGCATCAAGGAAATGGTAGACGTGAACACGATAGTGGGTACGCCGATAGAAACGGCTGACGGTACGGTAATAATCCCCGTATCGAAGGTATCGTTCGGTTTCGTTGCGGGCGGAAGCGATATCCCGAAGCAGGCCAAGGAATCCGATCCGTCGGCAATTCAAAAGCCGTTCGGAGCGGCGGCGTCCTCCGGAGTTACGGTCACGCCGATTGCTTTTCTTATCGTAAGCAAGGGGCAGGTAAAGATTATATCCGTATCCAACTCGATAACTACGATAGATAAGGTCATTGAGCTCATACCTGACGTTATCGACAAGGTGAAGATGATAGTAGATGAAAAAATGGGTACGCAGGAAAGCACTTGGACGCCCGACAACGATTCGCAGGAATGAGAGACGTAATGTAAAGACGCGATCACCTGCTGCATACGCTTTTTTGCGGCAGGTGATTTGTATTGTAAACTTACGATAATTTCAAAGAAGGCTTCGGAGGAAAGAGTATTGGCGGAGAAAATAAGAATACAGAAATATTTGGCTATGCACGGAGCGGCTTCCCGTCGCGGCGCGGACAAAATGGTAGAGGAAGGAAAGGTGCGCATCAACAGGCGTACCGCCGTGCCGGGAGATATGGTAACGCCCGGAGAGGACGAGGTGTTTTTGGAGGGGCGGCGCATAGGCTCGGAGACTGACAAAAAGGTTTACATAATGCTCAACAAGCCGCGCGGATGCATAACCTCGACGTCTGACGACAGAGGGCGAAAGACTGTAATAGACCTGCTTTCGGACGTTCCGGTGAGGGTGTCTCCCGTGGGCAGGCTAGACTATAATTCCGAAGGACTGCTGCTTTTGTCGAACGACGGCGACTTTATATACAGAATGACGCATCCCAAGCACCATATAAGCAAAAAGTATCATGTGCTCATAAAGGGTAAGGCAAGCGAAGGGCAGATGATCAAGCTTTCGCGCCCCATGAAGCTCGACGGGTATATAACGCGCGGAGCGAATGTGTCAAGAGTTTCTATGAAAGGCGACAACGAGGTCCTTTGCATAGAAATATTCGAGGGACGAAACCGTCAGATAAGGCGCATGTGCGATGAGACGGGGCTGTTCGTAAAAAGACTTAAACGAATATCGGTAGGTCTTTTGGAACTCGGAGATCTGAAAACGGGTCATTACAGATATTTAAATCCTGCGGAGCTTGCACAGCTTCAGGATATAACGCGCGACGATTGACGGCTTTTTACCGAGCCGAATTTGGTTTATGCATGAAACGGTTTTAAAATCTTCATTTTTCACACGGATTTATCTAAAAAACGGCTGATAACGCGCGAATCCGGATAAAAAATGAAATTATTCTTGCTTTTAGCTTTGGCGTGTTATAAAATGTTCTATGTAAAAAGCAAGCAAACGTATAAAGGAGAGACAAAAAGTGACGTCCGAAAGAGATCTGCTTTTAAAGATACAGTCATCTATGCCCTCCTTTTCAAAAGGACATCGGGCAATCGGAAAATACATAGTTGAAAATTACGATAAAGCGGCGTTCATGACAGCGTGCAAACTCGGTCAAGCCGTAGGAGTGAGCGAGTCTACGGTAGTGCGTTTTGCAACGGAACTGGGATACAACGGATACCCGAAGCTTCAGAAGGCGCTTCAGGAGCTTATCCGAGCAAAACTTACGTCCGTACAGAGGATACAGGCTTCATCCGGAAGGATAAACGAGGATGAAGTGCTTAGAAACGTGATATTATCCGATATAGATAAACTCAGGCTCACGCTGGAGGATATAAAGAAGGACGATTTTCAAAATGCCGTGTCGGCTATACTCGACGCGGAAAACATATATATTCTCGGCGTACGCAGTTCGGCTTCGCTGGCCGGATTTTTGGGTTTTTACTTTAATCTCATATTTGACAATATGCGTCTTGTTAATACGTCGAGCGTAAGCGAGATGTTTGAGCAGATGCTGAGAGTCAAAAAAGGCGATGTAGTAATTGGCATAAGCTTTCCCAGGTATTCAAGGCGCACGGTGCGCGCGCTTCAGTACGCAAAGGATAGAGGCGCTGCCGTTGTGGCGATAACCGATACGCTGACCTCGCCGCTTACGGATCATTCGGACTATAATCTTATAGCCAAGAGCGATATGATATCGTTTGTGGATACGCTTGTTGCGCCGCTAAGTGTGATAAACGCGCTTATAGTTGCAATAGGCTTACGAAAAAAGGAAGAAGTTTTCTCGGTATTTGAGGAGCTTGAAAATATCTGGGACGAATACGACGTATATGAAAAGAACAACGAGGTGTGACAATGGCTTCTCAGGTAGTGGTTATAGGCGGAGGTCCCGCCGGAATGATAGCGGCGGGAATGGCCGCAGTAAGAGGAAAGGACGTTATTCTGTTTGAAAAGAATAAGTCGCTTGGTAAAAAGCTTTTGCTCACGGGCAAAGGACGTTGCAATATAACTAACGTAGGGTGCGACCTGCAGGGGTTCGTTGAAAACATACCGGTAAACGGCAGCTTTATGTACAGCGCGCTAAAGACATTCGGCTCGGCTCAGCTTATCGAATTTTTCAACAATCTGGGACTTTATTTCATAGAGGAACACGGAGGACGCGCTTTCCCGCAGTCGCAGAAGGCGGCCGATGTGCTTGAAAAGCTTGAGTTTTTCTTAAAAAAGAGCCGCGTCCGCGTTATAAACGGCGACGTAGATCAGGTCGTTATAGAAAACGGAGCCGTAAAGGGCGTATATCTGTCGAACGATCTG
This DNA window, taken from Clostridia bacterium, encodes the following:
- the lon gene encoding endopeptidase La, with amino-acid sequence MINNESNSDIENREPIRMPLLALRGLCVFPAMNLHFDVGRKKSVKALDEAMERDQRIFLVAQKDTITDKPKTEDLYEVGTIAKVKQIIKVPGDTLRVIVEGVKRARIIKIIRTEPYFEAEVDDFVPMARAVSRIRREALMRNAQNTCLDYSELAPKLPGDLMLKVIEAKTPGALADELASGTPIKLSEKQAVLEEFDEYERLKKIIFTLENEISILDVENEMREKIREQIDKNQREYYLREQMKVIQGELGEGENTYEESLEYKDKIKKLKLKKESEEHLLKEAARLMKMPYGSSESAVIRTYLDTCLELPWNKTTRERIDIKRARKILDADHYGLTKVKDRIIEFMAVRALTQDQSPQILCLVGPPGVGKTSVGRSVASAMGRKYARVSLGGVRDEADIRGHRKTYIGAMPGRIINALRQAGSKNPVVILDEIDKMSSDFRGDPASAMLEVLDGEQNVEFRDHYIELPFDLSKVMFITTANTLDTIPRPLLDRMEVIEITSYTAVEKQNIAKLHLIPKQLKKHGLSAKRLKFDQTAVSQIIESYTMEAGVRNLEREIAKVCRKAAALIVSGEKESVRVTEANLAEFLGPVKVIKEKIPKEDQVGVVNGLAWTQTGGDLLSVEVNVMDGSGKVELTGLLGDVMKESAHAAISCIRSRIALFGSIPRDFYKTKDIHIHFPEGAIPKDGPSAGITIACALISALSGCPVRRDVAMTGEITLRGRVLAIGGLKEKSMAAYKAGVKTVIIPKECEKDIAELDDEVKQNIEFVTASYIDEVINTAFAVSPFASAENNDIDLTVAHNEPRMNMAEISQ
- the lysA gene encoding diaminopimelate decarboxylase gives rise to the protein MLYPNQTIKDNCLHIGGVNTVDLAKKYGTPLYVMDEDMIRDTCREFKRAIYDGVGENGLVLYASKAFSCRAMYRLVNEEGLGVDVVSGGELYTAMKENFPPEKIYFHGNNKTADEIELALSYGVGRFAVDNKEELFLLNELAKKRGVRAKISFRIKPGIDAHTFDAVMTGQIDSKFGVALENGEAFEIMKTASGLSGIEVVGVHCHIGSQIFMTEPFFGAADVMIDFIARLRRELSIDIRELNLGGGYGIKYTEEDKPISPSEMFSKVLSHIKKKCESMGEPVPRILIEPGRSIVAAAGVTLYTVGSVKTIKDVRTYVAVDGGMTDNPRYALYESRYSATVANRAGEEPSEIITLAGRCCESGDLIGKDMPLQKTQAGDIIAVFSTGAYNYSMASNYNRVPRAATVFVSGGQSREVIRRESYEDLIRNDL
- a CDS encoding thiamine pyrophosphate-binding protein, which codes for MGKINGGYLAAKALKQEGVEVVFTLVGGHITQLLYGCRDEGIKVVDCRHECAAAYAADAYARATGKPGVVITTAGPGITDTVTAMIEAKMLGSPVIHIGGAGMQPFVDTGALQCINSLEVMSTCTKWSRRVGAGNRTAEYISMAFRYALADTPGPVYLEMPADVLAVPFDDDVETLPRKKKPLDLPAKYRTDAVPFGDPVLIDAVADALAKAKKPAFFIGDHARWNAQYGECFTKLAEHLQAPVMVCNLARGVFIDDHHPLASIGGRCLCEADVIVEIGMNNNYLVRRGWAPFFNADATLVQIDTDKNFIGFNTRADIGIVAGAGAAMKQIYEALLKKMPEPVKDGGWTARAKELNKEYDDKVNAAANSDAIPINPGRCAMEVVKFLESDKGKDFSIICDGGEASLWSGLFAKASRPSQVVTFGPLGTIGTGAGFSLGTYYGTGKPIIYYSGDGSFGFYPMEFDTFAKNNVPLVAVISNDSAWGVIKLSEEYGNKDYVAKNGTVACELEMNRRYDMLPAMWGGVGVLVEKPEDIIPAIEKVIASGKPGIVNVVVDRVTLSPMTAGGSLSTLM
- a CDS encoding YihA family ribosome biogenesis GTP-binding protein, with product MNFHKVELAISAAHKSQFIKSGLPEIVFAGRSNVGKSSLINKVLNRKNFARTSSTPGKTATINYYLLDGKVYLVDLPGYGFAKVSKEKKRTWGVFIEDYFRLSKNIELVFSLVDIRHDPTNDDIAMAEFLKAAEIPFMVVATKADKLSKTAASESVANIREKLALSEDTEVISFSAKTGQGCKEIVDIINEFDNITEVKDALPKSNDQG